GCTTTTCGTTTATCTAAACCATAGGTCAGAAATACGATACTATTCCAAATAGCAATAACAACTAAACAGCGATCTCTCCAAGTCATCTTAGAGATTCCCAATAATGGCTGCAGTCATCTCAGCAGTAGAAGCCTGACCACCTAGATCCCGTGTCAAGATTCCTTGATTCAAGGTTTGATTGACGGCTTCTTCGATCATTTCTGCACCTGCTGTTTCTCCAAAACTGTCTCGGAGCATCATGGCAACGGACAGGATCATGGAAATCGGATTGGCAATGCCTTGACCAGCAATATCAGGTGCTGAACCATGAATCGGTTCGTACATACTTGGTCCTTGGTCAGAATGACTAGCAGATGGCATCACGCCTAGTGTTCCAGGAAGGACGCTGGATTCGTCAGATAAGATATCTCCGAATAGATTCTCTGTCACTACAACATCAAAGCGGGCTGGATTGGTAATCATGATCATGGCCGCACTATCGACAAGCTGGTGCTCTAAGGTCACATCTGGAAATTCTTTGGCAACTTCTTCTGCCACTTGGCGCCACAATTTAGACGTTGCCAGGACATTTTGCTTATCGATACTGGTCACTTTCTTGCTACGTCCTTGGGCGATCTTGAAGGCTTGGCGCATAATCCGACGGATTTCTTCTGCACTGTAATCATTGATATCGCGTGCTGTATCTTCTTTCAAGATATGCTCTCCAAAGTAAATCCCACCTGTCAATTCTCGCACGACCACGAAATCGACCCCCTCGATACGCTCTGGTTTCAAAGGAGACAAGTGTTTCAAGGCATCAAAAATCCGTACAGGACGAATATTGGCAAATAGATTTAACTCCTTACGAATAGCGAGCAGGCCTTGTTCTGGACGAACAGGAGCATTGTCATACTCAGGACTCCCGATGGCTGCGAGAAGAATAGCATCCGCTCCTTTAGCTGCTTTTAGAGTATCTTGGGGAAGTGGGTGGCCAGCGGCATCAATCCCAGCACCCCCAAAAGGTTTGTCTTCAAGACTATAATCAAAGCCGATTTTGGGAGCGACGGCTGCGAGGACCTCTAGTCCAGCTGCCATGATCTCAGGGCCAATCCCATCTCCTGCAAGTGTTACAATTTTCTTTGTCATGTTCATTTCCTCTTAGTCTTGTGGAAGGTCACGGTAGGAGACAGCTCGTCCCATCTCACCCGCATTCTCTTTTTGAACCAGCGTGTTGGCATTGATATAAGCAATGGCAGAGGCTTTCAATACGTCGAAGTCCAAACCAGAGGCATTGAAAATCGTATCTGTATCGACATTTTCCACGGATACCAAGACACGGGCTTGGGCATCAATCCCATCTGTCACTGCATCGATATTGTATGAGGTCAAGCGAACAGTTTGGTTGAAGAATTTATCAATCGCATTAAAGATCGCTTCAACCGACCCTTGACCATTGGCAAGGAACTCAAGCACTTCCCCTTCTTCATTGCGGAGGCTAACCGCTGCTGTAATCGTTTCGTCTGCATTGGTTGTCAAGCGAAGATCGTTAAATTGGAATCCTTCTGGATTTTCCACTGCTGTACCGGCAACAAGGGCGCGGATATCGGCATCTGTGATCTCGTGTTTCTTGTCTGCCAGAGATTTGAACTTAGCAAACAATGGCTTGATGTCTTCTTCTGTAAATTCCAGTCCCAGCTCATGCAGTTTTTCGACAAAGGCATGGCGACCAGACAATTTTCCAAGAGGGAGACTATTGCTCTTAACACCCACCAACTCAGGGGTAATGATTTCGTAGGTAAGAGGATTTTTAAGAACTCCGTCTTGGTGGATCCCAGACTCGTGTGAGAAGGCATTGCCACCAACAACCGCCTTGTTTTTAGGAATTGGAATACCAGAGTAACGAGAGACCAACTCAGAGGTGTTGATGGTTTCATTAAGGACAATCGGACTCTCCACTTGGAAATAGTCTTCACGAATATTGAGAGCAACTGCTACTTCTTCAAGCGCCGCATTGCCGGCCCGCTCCCCGATGCCATTGATGGTTCCTTCAACACGACGGGCACCATTTTTAACAGCAGCGAGGCTATTGGCCACCGCCATACCTAGGTCATCATGGCAATGAGGAGAATAGATAATCTCGCGATCTGTCTTGACATGGTCAATCAAGTATTTGAAAATGGCACCGTACTCCGCTGGTGTCGTGAAACCGACTGTATCAGGAATGTTGATATAGCTGGCCCCTGCATCGACTGCAGTCTGGACAACTTGCAAGAGGAAATCCAATTCCGTCCGGGTCGCATCTTCTGGCGAGAATTCAACAATTTCAAATTTTGAGCGAGCGTAAGAAACGTGCTCTTTGATCGTTTCAAGGATTTCTTCCTTTGTCTTGTTGAGTTTAAACTCCCGGTGAATCGGACTGGTTGCGATAAAGACGTGAATTTGTGGATACTTAGCATCCTTCAAAGCTTCATAGCAGGCATCAATATCTGATTTGACAGAACGGGCCAAACCTGTCACGGCTGTCTTGGTCAAGACCTTGGCAATCTCTTGAACAGCTGTGAAGGAATCAGGACTAGCTGCAGGAAAACCTGCTTCAATAGCAGAAATGCCCCACTTTTCCAATTGTTTAGCAATGGCAATCTTTTCTTTGATAGAGAAATTAACTCCTGGAGTCTGTTCGCCATCCCGAAGGCTGGTATCTAAAAATTCAACTTTACGCATAGGGTCTCCTCATTTCTATGTAGTGGATATAAAGAAAAACATCTCACTCGGTTAACCAAGCGAGATGTTTTTGCCCGCTTGGTAAGCCAAACAGGACTAATGCTTCTGCACTAGCCCTTATACCTCAACAACAAAGCAAATTGAATAAACTTAGCTGTTTTCATGTTTGACTTTCTCCTTTGTTCAATGTCTTGTTTAGTATTTTAGCATAGGGAAGAATCAATGTCAAGAATTTTCTACAATATTCTGAATTTTTTGAATAGAAACAAAATAGAGCTTTCGCCCTACTTCTTCTGATACAAATCAAAAACGATCTTGTCATTATAGAGATCAATGGTATTGGCCTTGACATAGATTCCAAAGTCATTGTCAATTTCTGGTAATACAATGGTGATGGTAGACTGTTTTGGAGAAATTTGGATAAATTCTGGAATAGTTTTATTCTTGCTCAAAAGCTGCAAAACCATCCTTTGTGGAATTTGAAAGGTTCCAACTGAAAAATCCTTCACCGTCAAGAGGATGTTCCCGTTTTCCAATTTGGATGGTTGAAAGTAAATGTATAAGGGATAATCCTTCCCTAAGAAACTCAACTGCCCTTCTAATAGGATTTGCTGATTGTCCGCATAGACCTTGTAGTCGGACAGCTTATATTTTTTCAGAAGCGATTTGATGGTGTCATTGAGTTGATCACGAGTTGTCGTCATGGTTCCAACTTTGACATCTTTGGTGCCAACTGTTTGATGAAGCTGACTAACATCTTCTCTTGGCGTCGCTAAGCGTCCTTGCACGACTATAGCAAAGGCTAAGAGAAGGCTGACCAAGCCTAAAAACAACCATTTCCAAATATTGATTTTTTGAAGGAAGGGGACCTTCTCTTTGATGGGATTATTTTTGACTCCAAGTTTTCTTCGTGGCATTGATTTTCTCCAATATTGCTTGTTTCATCTTTTCATAGCCCGTATTGTTGGGGTGGAAACTATCCTCTTCATACAGGGCATCATTGATAACGGTTGTCTTCCCGTCACTGATTTCTGATACACCCATTTCCCCGTCAATTCCTTTATAAAGCAGATCATTGATCGGAACGAAATAGACCTGATCAAATTGCGCAATGGTTTCTTCCGTCGTCTCATTCCAACGATCGACAGCCGTCTGGATACTGGTTAATTCAGGAAAATTCAGGTAAAGAGGATTGTAGATCCCCACTACATAAATAGGAAGATGGGGATTGTCCTTTCTGGCCTTTGTAATAATTTCTTTGAGGTTCGCTGTATAATTCTTGAGCGGCTTTTGGATATCCGATAGGGAAAAGTCACTCAGATGATCGACAACGACTTTGCGCATATCATTTCCCCCAACCGTTAAGGTCATGACACGCGCCTTTTTGAGATCCTTCTGAAGATCAGTTTGCTTCTTGAGTCGATCTAAGATCTGAGCACTTGTATTTCCAGCTACTCCATAGTTGACAGGCTGATACTGGCCGTCATTTTCATTGGACAGACTTTGGGCAAGGATGGGGACAAATCCCCCTTGCTTGGTGCTATCCCCTACTCCTTCGGTCAGTGAATCCCCTAGAGCTACATAAGTATAGGTGATTTCTTTCGTAGCCGTTTTGGGCTTGGTCATGCGAGGGGACGCAGTTGGTAGCAGAGCACGAAATAGAAAGACAAAGACAAGAAGGCTGGTTAAAAAGAATACCAAGCCTTGCATCATTTTTTTGAGATTCATATGAGTACGATCGCTTATCCTTGAAAAATCACTTGTCCATCACAGATTGTATAGGCAACTTTCCCTTTTAATGTTTCACCCACAAATGGTGAATTGCCAGCTTTTGAAGCGAAATGATCCGATACCAGACGATCTGCTTCTGGATCAAAGATGGTTAAATCAGCCGGTCCATCCACTGCAATATATCCGGCATCAAAATCATAGAGACGTGCTGGATTATAGGACATCTTTTCAAGCAATTGCATCAGGCTTAAATGGCCAGCATGCACCAAGTAGGTCAAACCAAGAGAAAGCGAAGTTTCAAGCCCAGTCATGCCAGATGGTGCTTTGGTAATATCAGGAACATTCTTCTCATCTGCATGGTGAGGCGCGTGGTCCGTCGCAATCACAGAGATGACGCCTGATTTCAAACCTTCAATCACTGCTAGACGGTCAGATTCCAAGCGAAGAGGTGGATTCATCTTAGCATTGCTTCCCTTAGTCAAGAGCAGACTTTCTGTTTTCGAAAAGTGTTGAGGTGCCACTTCTGCCGTCACATGAGCTCCTAATCCTTGGGCAAATTCCACCACCTTGACACTTTCTTCCTTGGAAAGGTGTTGGATATGGAGGTGAGCACCTGTCGCATGGGCAATCATGGCATCACGCGCAGCCATTGAATATTCGGCTACACCCGTCGCCCCACAGACATGGAAGTGTTCCTTAGCAATGTTCTCATTCAAACCAAGAATGCCATTCAACTCAGGGTCTTCTTCATGCAGACTAATAAAGGTTCCTAGACGCTTAGCCTCTTCCAAGGCTTGACGGACAACCTTAGTGCTTTGAAGGGGAATCCCATCATCTGAAAATCCTACTGCACCGGCCTTAAGCAATCCTTCAAAATCTGTCAGGTGTTGACCGTCAAAGTTCTTAGTCACCGTCGCAACCGTATGAATGTGAAGATTTTCCTTGGCTGCAGAAGTTAAGACTTCCTCTAAGGTGGCAATATCTGAAATGGTCGGATTGGTATTGGCCATCATGACCACTCGAGTAAA
The Streptococcus parasanguinis genome window above contains:
- the leuB gene encoding 3-isopropylmalate dehydrogenase, with the translated sequence MTKKIVTLAGDGIGPEIMAAGLEVLAAVAPKIGFDYSLEDKPFGGAGIDAAGHPLPQDTLKAAKGADAILLAAIGSPEYDNAPVRPEQGLLAIRKELNLFANIRPVRIFDALKHLSPLKPERIEGVDFVVVRELTGGIYFGEHILKEDTARDINDYSAEEIRRIMRQAFKIAQGRSKKVTSIDKQNVLATSKLWRQVAEEVAKEFPDVTLEHQLVDSAAMIMITNPARFDVVVTENLFGDILSDESSVLPGTLGVMPSASHSDQGPSMYEPIHGSAPDIAGQGIANPISMILSVAMMLRDSFGETAGAEMIEEAVNQTLNQGILTRDLGGQASTAEMTAAIIGNL
- a CDS encoding 2-isopropylmalate synthase, with the protein product MRKVEFLDTSLRDGEQTPGVNFSIKEKIAIAKQLEKWGISAIEAGFPAASPDSFTAVQEIAKVLTKTAVTGLARSVKSDIDACYEALKDAKYPQIHVFIATSPIHREFKLNKTKEEILETIKEHVSYARSKFEIVEFSPEDATRTELDFLLQVVQTAVDAGASYINIPDTVGFTTPAEYGAIFKYLIDHVKTDREIIYSPHCHDDLGMAVANSLAAVKNGARRVEGTINGIGERAGNAALEEVAVALNIREDYFQVESPIVLNETINTSELVSRYSGIPIPKNKAVVGGNAFSHESGIHQDGVLKNPLTYEIITPELVGVKSNSLPLGKLSGRHAFVEKLHELGLEFTEEDIKPLFAKFKSLADKKHEITDADIRALVAGTAVENPEGFQFNDLRLTTNADETITAAVSLRNEEGEVLEFLANGQGSVEAIFNAIDKFFNQTVRLTSYNIDAVTDGIDAQARVLVSVENVDTDTIFNASGLDFDVLKASAIAYINANTLVQKENAGEMGRAVSYRDLPQD
- a CDS encoding YpmS family protein is translated as MPRRKLGVKNNPIKEKVPFLQKINIWKWLFLGLVSLLLAFAIVVQGRLATPREDVSQLHQTVGTKDVKVGTMTTTRDQLNDTIKSLLKKYKLSDYKVYADNQQILLEGQLSFLGKDYPLYIYFQPSKLENGNILLTVKDFSVGTFQIPQRMVLQLLSKNKTIPEFIQISPKQSTITIVLPEIDNDFGIYVKANTIDLYNDKIVFDLYQKK
- a CDS encoding SGNH/GDSL hydrolase family protein, yielding MNLKKMMQGLVFFLTSLLVFVFLFRALLPTASPRMTKPKTATKEITYTYVALGDSLTEGVGDSTKQGGFVPILAQSLSNENDGQYQPVNYGVAGNTSAQILDRLKKQTDLQKDLKKARVMTLTVGGNDMRKVVVDHLSDFSLSDIQKPLKNYTANLKEIITKARKDNPHLPIYVVGIYNPLYLNFPELTSIQTAVDRWNETTEETIAQFDQVYFVPINDLLYKGIDGEMGVSEISDGKTTVINDALYEEDSFHPNNTGYEKMKQAILEKINATKKTWSQK
- a CDS encoding dihydroorotase translates to MVVIKNGRVMDPKTGLDQVCDLRIEGKKIVEIAENLPTDGQEILDATGLVVAPGLIDVHVHFREPGQTHKEDIHTGALAAAAGGFTRVVMMANTNPTISDIATLEEVLTSAAKENLHIHTVATVTKNFDGQHLTDFEGLLKAGAVGFSDDGIPLQSTKVVRQALEEAKRLGTFISLHEEDPELNGILGLNENIAKEHFHVCGATGVAEYSMAARDAMIAHATGAHLHIQHLSKEESVKVVEFAQGLGAHVTAEVAPQHFSKTESLLLTKGSNAKMNPPLRLESDRLAVIEGLKSGVISVIATDHAPHHADEKNVPDITKAPSGMTGLETSLSLGLTYLVHAGHLSLMQLLEKMSYNPARLYDFDAGYIAVDGPADLTIFDPEADRLVSDHFASKAGNSPFVGETLKGKVAYTICDGQVIFQG